In Magnolia sinica isolate HGM2019 chromosome 12, MsV1, whole genome shotgun sequence, a single genomic region encodes these proteins:
- the LOC131220299 gene encoding G-type lectin S-receptor-like serine/threonine-protein kinase At2g19130, with the protein MDIRRIMPSLSLLLFFILSLKAHLSNGLDSIAPTQHLSWPHNLTSQRGIFELGFFTPGKSQNYYIGIWYKQISEQTVVWVANREKPLPNPTNSILTIAEDGNLVLVSASKFPIWSTNLTSKPLNPTVAVLLDNGNLVLRDRSDPSVLHWQSFDHPTHTWLPGGWLGLNKVTKENNRLTSWKNSEDPAPGPFSLSIDPSRSTQYVMTWNGTRNYWTSGDWDGNIFSKVPEMIWNYIFNFNFNETKERKFFTYSVKNDSILTRFVMGSSGQMNSFLWRKDSHSWNLFWSQPRSKCEVYAICGAFGSCKEESLSSCTCLHGFEPKSPNDWNLSSWSGGCRRKTPLRCGQNVSFDGEKDRFWALSGMKLPDRSRFLAVGSDRECELACLNDCSCTAYAFKSRCLIWNGELLDLKQLSGGNVDEGTLHLRLDPSEMKFSVSRKGTITWAVVGAVAGAVFILGIVLFFIWRRRWGRKMVCSEAVQGSLTAFSYRSLQIATKNFSEKLGGGGFGSVFKGTLPDQTTVAVKKLEGLRQGEKQFRTEVSTIGTIQHVNLIRLRGFCSERAKRLLVYDYMPNGSLDSHLFGKNSNLLDWPTRYQIAIGTARGISYLHEKCRDCIIHCDIKPENILLDGGFCPKVADFGLAKLVGREFSRVLTTMRGTRGYLAPEWISGLAITPKADVYSYGMMVFEVISGRRNTEQSGVGETVFFPIWALRKIMDGEIHCLLDYRLEGNANMEELGRACRVAGWCIQDDENDRPSMGQVIQILEGVLEANVPPVPRSLQILIENQNMVFFSNSSPVASQSSELPSNSSTNSRSNSRSKSVSSASSNE; encoded by the coding sequence ATGGATATCAGAAGAATcatgccatctctctctctcctcctcttcttcatcctttCTCTCAAGGCCCACCTCTCCAATGGTTTAGATTCCATCGCCCCAACTCAACATCTTAGTTGGCCCCATAACCTAACCTCCCAACGCGGGATATTTGAACTGGGTTTCTTCACACCAGGCAAATCCCAAAACTACTACATAGGCATCTGGTACAAACAGATCTCAGAACAAACAGTTGTCTGGGTAGCTAACAGAGAAAAGCCCCTCCCAAATCCCACCAATTCAATCCTAACAATTGCAGAAGATGGCAATCTAGTCCTCGTCAGCGCCTCAAAATTTCCAATCTGGTCAACCAATCTAACATCCAAGCCGTTGAACCCGACTGTTGCGGTCCTCCTAGATAATGGAAATCTAGTTCTGAGAGACCGGTCTGATCCGTCTGTCCTGCACTGGCAGAGCTTTGATCACCCAACTCATACATGGCTGCCTGGAGGGTGGCTTGGTTTGAACAAGGTGACGAAGGAAAACAACCGGCTTACTTCATGGAAGAACTCCGAAGATCCGGCCCCTGGGCCATTCTCTCTCTCAATAGACCCGAGCCGAAGCACACAGTATGTTATGACGTGGAATGGGACTCGAAATTACTGGACTAGTGGGGATTGGGATGGAAATATTTTCAGCAAAGTCCCCGAAATGATATGGAATTACAtattcaatttcaatttcaatgaaACCAAAGAGAGGAAGTTTTTCACTTATTCGGTGAAAAATGATTCCATCCTTACGAGATTCGTGATGGGTTCTTCAGGCCAAATGAATTCCTTTTTATGGCGGAAAGACTCACATTCATGGAATCTGTTCTGGTCTCAGCCAAGATCTAAATGTGAGGTTTATGCTATTTGTGGGGCCTTTGGGAGCTGCAAAGAGGAGAGCTTGTCGTCCTGTACGTGCTTGCATGGTTTCGAGCCAAAGTCTCCGAATGACTGGAATTTGAGTAGTTGGTCAGGTGGGTGCAGGAGGAAAACTCCTTTGAGGTGTGGGCAGAATGTGTCTTTTGATGGTGAGAAAGACAGGTTTTGGGCTTTGTCCGGCATGAAGCTGCCAGACCGCTCTCGATTTTTGGCAGTTGGGAGTGACAGAGAATGTGAATTGGCTTGCTTAAATGACTGTTCTTGCACTGCTTATGCTTTCAAGAGCAGGTGTTTGATATGGAATGGAGAATTGTTAGATCTGAAGCAGTTGTCTGGTGGAAATGTTGACGAAGGCACTCTTCATCTCCGTCTTGATCCCTCTGAAATGAAGTTTTCAGTCAGTAGGAAGGGAACCATTACATGGGCTGTTGTAGGCGCAGTTGCAGGAGCTGTTTTTATATTGGGTATTgttctattttttatttggagGCGACGGTGGGGACGGAAAATGGTATGTTCGGAGGCAGTTCAAGGCTCTTTGACTGCATTTAGCTACCGAAGTCTGCAGATTGCAACGAAGAATTTCTCAGAGAAATTAGGCGGTGGAGGTTTCGGTTCTGTTTTCAAAGGGACTTTACCTGATCAAACAACAGTAGCAGTGAAGAAGCTTGAAGGGCTTCGGCAAGGAGAAAAGCAGTTCCGGACGGAGGTTAGCACAATCGGAACGATCCAACACGTTAATCTCATCCGCCTTCGTGGGTTTTGCTCCGAAAGGGCTAAAAGGCTGCTTGTCTATGATTACATGCCAAATGGGTCTTTGGATTCTCATCTGTTTGGTAAGAATTCCAATCTCCTGGATTGGCCAACGAGGTATCAGATTGCGATTGGGACGGCAAGAGGAATATCTTATCTTCATGAGAAATGCAGAGACTGTATCATACATTGCGACATTAAGCCAGAAAACATACTTCTGGATGGTGGGTTCTGTCCCAAGGTGGCTGATTTTGGTCTGGCAAAGCTTGTTGGACGGGAATTCAGTCGGGTTTTAACAACCATGAGAGGAACAAGAGGCTATCTTGCTCCTGAATGGATTTCAGGCCTGGCAATCACGCCAAAAGCCGATGTCTACAGCTATGGGATGATGGTTTTCGAGGTCATTTCAGGGAGGAGGAATACAGAGCAATCGGGGGTTGGGGAAACAGTCTTTTTCCCGATTTGGGCTCTGAGAAAAATCATGGATGGTGAAATCCATTGCTTGTTGGATTACAGATTGGAGGGAAATGCGAACATGGAAGAGCTTGGTCGAGCTTGCAGGGTTGCAGGCTGGTGCATTCAAGATGACGAGAATGACAGGCCGTCTATGGGGCAGGTTATTCAAATCTTGGAGGGTGTTTTGGAAGCAAACGTCCCACCGGTACCGAGATCACTTCAGATTCTCATAGAAAATCAGAACATGGTTTTCTTCTCCAACTCTTCACCGGTGGCTTCTCAAAGCTCTGAACTGCCGAGCAATTCATCAACCAATTCACGGTCCAATTCACGGTCCAAAAGCGTGTCGTCAGCAAGTTCCAACGAGTAG